A region from the Dysidea avara chromosome 15, odDysAvar1.4, whole genome shotgun sequence genome encodes:
- the LOC136245145 gene encoding LOW QUALITY PROTEIN: sentrin-specific protease 1-like (The sequence of the model RefSeq protein was modified relative to this genomic sequence to represent the inferred CDS: substituted 1 base at 1 genomic stop codon), with protein sequence LRDTQWLNDKVINFYMGLISEKKFFFYTKLVAAGNDGVSHWMKEVDIFNKRLWLLPVHLGAHWCLAVVDILHHQMFYYNSLGGTNEVCLPLLKQYILSFGQCCTIKEWSAIVPKEIPXQDNNSDCGVFVCMYARCLAEKKEFLFTQQDMTRIRRQIAFQLFVQKL encoded by the exons CTACGTGATACCCAGTGGTTAAATGATAAG GTCATTAACTTCTATATGGGGCTGATTTCTGaaaagaaattttttttttacactaAACTAGTTGCTGCGGGTAATGACGGAGTTAGTCACTGGATGAAGGAAGTGGATATATTCAATAAGCGGTTATGGCTATTACCAGTGCATTTGGGAGCACACTGGTGCCTGGCTGTGGTAGACATACTACACCATCAAATGTTTTACTACAACTCATTGGGTGGAACCAATGAAGTTTGTTTGCCACTGCTAAAACAATATATTTTGTCGTTTGGTCAGTGTTGCACCATCAAGGAATGGTCTGCTATTGTTCCAAAGGAAATACCTTAACAGGATAATAACTCTGACTGTGGTGTATTTGTTTGCATGTATGCAAGATGTCTAGCAGAGAAAAAGGAATTTTTGTTTACACAGCAGGACATGACAAGGATCAGAAGACAGATTGCTTTTCAGTTGTTTGTACAAAAATTGTGA
- the LOC136245581 gene encoding uncharacterized protein isoform X2: MAEFRVGDEFKSFEELTHAIQALEKVQNINFSVRDSRSIAAAKGRITFVIKPALQYYELKYVCMKGEREYASKSTGARPDQSTFKAGCKAFFQVRASRDGQRLVVTKLNFEHNHPTNKDLFVHLPKQRHLDDGEADRSATILQNKPNK; the protein is encoded by the exons ATGGCGGAGTTCAGGGTTGGAGACGAATTCAAGTCGTTTGAGGAGTTGACACACGCTATTCAAGCTTTAGAGAAGGTGCAAAACATCAACTTCTCCGTAAGAGATTCTAGGTCTATTGCGGCTGCCAAGGGGCGTATCACCTTTGTTATCAAGCCAGCGTTACAATACTACGAATTAAAGTATGTTTGTATGAAGGGAGAACGAGAATATGCAAGTAAATCAACCGGAGCTCGCCCAGATCAAAG TACATTTAAGGCTGGCTGTAAAGCTTTTTTTCAAGTTCGTGCTAGCAGAGATGGACAAAGACTAGTTGTAACCAAACTGAACTTTGAGCACAACCACCCTACCAATAAG GACTTGTTTGTTCATTTGCCTAAACAAAGACATCTAGATGATGGAGAAGCAGACCGAAGTGCCACTATATTACAAAACAAACCCAATAAGTAG
- the LOC136245144 gene encoding serine/threonine-protein phosphatase 4 catalytic subunit-like, whose translation MDIDKCIESLAKGLLIDEKSATMVCRSAIDILAEEPQVLKITPPVTVCGDIHGQLYDLKMLFTTAGEIPSVKYLFLGDYVDRGYYSIETFLLLLSLKIKYSDMLYLIRGNHEMCEVTLRYGFYEECMRKYGSANIWQHCLKVFDFLSLSAVIGETIFCVHGGLSPHLFLLDNINDIKKGTSSTASDHTDLLWSDPSESNGWVKSPRGTGFLYGPDVINKFNQANNLDFICRAHQLCMSGYKWNSDCTVITVFSAPNYCYRCQNKAGIIEIDEQLSPNIKTFEAAPTKDRGAPYRVPSIFLGD comes from the coding sequence ATGGATATTGACAAGTGTATCGAAAGCTTGGCAAAGGGATTGCTGATTGATGAAAAGTCTGCCACAATGGTATGCCGCTCAGCAATTGATATTTTAGCTGAAGAGCCGCAAGTACTGAAAATCACCCCACCTGTTACAGTATGTGGAGACATCCATGGTCAACTCTATGACTTGAAAATGTTATTTACAACTGCTGGTGAGATTCCATCAGTAAAATACTTGTTCCTTGGAGATTATGTGGATAGGGGCTATTATAGCATAGAAACATTTCTTTTGTTGCTTAGCTTAAAAATCAAGTATTCAGATATGCTCTACTTGATTAGAGGAAACCATGAAATGTGTGAGGTGACGTTGAGATATGGGTTCTATGAGGAGTGCATGAGAAAATATGGTTCAGCTAATATATGGCAGCACTGCTTAAAGGTATTCGACTTTCTAAGCCTAAGTGCAGTGATAGGAGAGACGATATTTTGTGTGCATGGCGGTTTGTCACCACACTTATTTTTGCTAGATAATATTAATGACATCAAAAAAGGCACTAGCAGCACAGCTTCTGATCACACCGATCTACTTTGGTCAGACCCCAGCGAATCCAATGGTTGGGTAAAAAGCCCAAGAGGTACTGGTTTCCTGTATGGACCTGATGTCATTAATAAGTTTAACCAAGCAAATAACTTGGACTTTATATGCCGGGCACACCAGCTCTGCATGAGTGGCTACAAATGGAACAGTGATTGTACTGTTATCACTGTGTTTTCAGCGCCAAATTACTGCTACCGCTGCCAAAACAAAGCTGGTATAATTGAAATAGATGAACAGTTATCCCCAAATATCAAGACCTTTGAAGCTGCTCCTACTAAAGATCGCGGTGCTCCATATAGAGTACCCTCTATATTTTTAGGAGATTAA
- the LOC136245574 gene encoding uncharacterized protein yields MDKSADVDHMNEIKALSVIHHPNIVLFMGYTYQDNCIQIITNFVEGNDLFHLLFKEKKWFDILDKTSIAEQTAQALAYIHRQNSPMIHRDVKPPNILIERGTLHVYVTDMGLARIKMGRATMTQVRMIGTPYYVAPETFQGAAGTASDVWAFGMVLLELYGERHAWGDVKSQHHLLGNIMTKQLPYIGHLDESRQTFVELV; encoded by the exons ATGGATAAATCTGCTGATGTAGACCATATGAATGAAATAAAAGCGTTGAG tgtTATTCACCATCCCAATATTGTGCTGTTTATGGGATACACATACCAGGACAACTGCATACAAATCATCACAAATTTTGTGGAAGGAAACGATTTGTTTCATCTATTATTTAAGGAG AAGAAATGGTTTGATATTCTTGATAAAACATCCATCGCAGAGCAAACTGCACAGGCTCTAGCATACATACACCGCCAAAACTCTCCAATGATACACAGGGATGTGAAACCGCCTAATATACTA ATTGAGAGGGGTACACTACACGTCTACGTGACAGATATGGGGTTGGCAAGGATAAAAATGGGACGTGCCACTATGACACAAGTGAGGATGATAGGTACTCCATACTACGTAGCACCAGAGACGTTTCAAGGAGCCGCTGGAACAGCTTCTGATGTCTGGGCTTTCGGAATGGTGCTGCTAGAGCTGTACGGCGAGCGTCATGCTTGGGGAGATGTTAAGAGCCAGCACCATTTACTGGGCAATATAATGACTAAACAGCTCCCATATATTGGGCATCTTGATGAGTCGAGGCAAACATTTGTAGAGCTTGTTTAA
- the LOC136245581 gene encoding uncharacterized protein isoform X1 encodes MNITIEQKNFALEIIQNLAYSSNIDEYNENLDALKEANIQPVYQYYMEYWHVIKEEWVVGLKQSCHYNNHTNNRLESINQKLKQVIGRFSTLQKFFEDLDVVLCSLRQERDSRIARAIMKHPCLPFQPDSCQMKFSEFLTPHAFKAVSKQIELSQDIFFTDDELTSENIIVLQTSSGPTSVTPLSCTCQFFAMNQLPCRHVFALREHLNLDLYFVEAVAQRWCIEYYRNSALTGENDSSFSGTVPVIVQPRQAVLSVSQRYKVASAEAQKLAVLASETSMEKYKSRLLVLQNIAQIWEQDHEVAVSDSTAVMNSSLPIEEPSSLQEGIVVDSERRCLTDVECDDEASFDEASFDEASFTWNMTRRILIWSVTSRAVSIHLTMKRDLLIRILRADLFP; translated from the coding sequence ATGAATATTACAATAGAGCAAAAGAACTTTGCATTGGAAATCATACAAAACTTGGCTTACTCTTCTAACATCGACGAATACAATGAAAACTTGGATGCACTGAAAGAAGCTAATATTCAGCCTGTGTATCAATACTATATGGAGTACTGGCATGTGATCAAGGAAGAATGGGTGGTAGGGCTGAAGCAATCTTGCCATTACAACAATCATACTAACAATAGATTGGAGAGCATAAACCAAAAGCTCAAGCAAGTCATTGGTAGGTTCTCTACCCTGCAGAAATTTTTTGAAGACTTGGATGTTGTTTTGTGCTCCCTTAGACAAGAAAGAGATTCTCGCATTGCAAGGGCAATTATGAAACATCCATGCCTACCTTTTCAGCCAGATTCTTGCCAAATGAAATTCTCTGAGTTCCTAACTCCTCATGCATTTAAAGCTGTGTCAAAGCAGATTGAGTTATCCCAAGATATCTTCTTTACTGACGACGAGTTGACCAGTGAAAATATCATTGTTTTACAGACCTCTTCAGGACCAACAAGTGTGACTCCATTGTCATGTACTTGTCAGTTTTTTGCAATGAATCAGTTGCCATGCCGGCATGTGTTTGCTCTACGTGAACACTTGAATCTGGATCTGTACTTCGTAGAAGCAGTTGCACAGAGGTGGTGCATTGAATATTACAGAAACAGTGCGCTAACTGGTGAAAATGACAGCTCCTTTTCTGGTACAGTTCCTGTTATTGTACAACCAAGGCAAGCAGTGTTGTCTGTGTCTCAGCGATACAAGGTAGCTTCTGCAGAAGCACAAAAGCTAGCTGTCTTAGCCAGTGAAACTTCGATGGAAAAGTATAAAAGTCGCTTATTGGTATTGCAAAATATAGCACAAATTTGGGAACAAGACCATGAAGTTGCTGTAAGTGATTCCACTGCTGTTATGAATAGTAGTCTACCAATAGAGGAACCTAGCAGTTTACAAGAGGGAATTGTCGTGGACAGTGAAAGAAGATGTCTCACTGATGTTGAGTGTGACGACGAGGCAAGTTTTGACGAGGCAAGTTTTGACGAGGCAAGTTTTACATGGAATATGACGAGGAGAATTTTGATATGGAGTGTGACAAGCAGAGCAGTTTCTATTCACTTGACAATGAAGAGAGACTTGTTGATCCGGATCTTGAGAGCAGATCTGTTTCCCTGA